A single region of the Salvia splendens isolate huo1 chromosome 18, SspV2, whole genome shotgun sequence genome encodes:
- the LOC121777680 gene encoding pentatricopeptide repeat-containing protein At1g62930, chloroplastic-like, translating into MMRKIIDSSIQRLHRGFSAKSAASRDLDGEKRRFLGTPTIDFSCIHCSDDAVRLFREMISMSPQPSVPAYNKLLSCAVKLGEYRVAFHMFDKMRQLGVEVNLCSMSIAINCCCLLHRVELGFSILGSLFKLGCEPNLTILSTLLKGLVLVDKIGEAEGLFRKILTLKLCVPNDVMILTVMNGLCRNGQSRTARDLLQVMEKTRLKPNVKAYSAVIDGLCKNGMVDDALMLVSDMIRKGVSPNIITFNSIIQGLCNLGRWDEVKYLLLVEMVDRGVPLDLVTLNTLVDALCKNGKLDEAEEVLQLMVRANVGPDVFTYTSLICGYCSRGRLEKAKEAFDSIGKRGLRHNLMSYTNMINGYCKSGAVEKARLLFDEIPRIGLMHKTASYNIMMDGLFGADRFDEGWKLFNEMEASRVIPDLHSYNILLEGLCGNLQVIEAIPILRVMKEKGVVCDIVTYNILINGLCKVREFDAARSLLDLLPSEGLEANVVTYTTIIGSLYQEGRDEEGKALLFEMEEKGIPPNRVTYNAIINSFAKRNELYKAMPFFEEMYRRGFSASPGTASVLSDKLREADADDNLLEMIKKVVPQLRK; encoded by the coding sequence ATGATGCGAAAGATCATCGATTCATCAATCCAGCGTCTTCACAGAGGATTTTCAGCCAAATCCGCAGCTTCCCGTGATCTCGATGGAGAAAAGAGGCGATTTTTGGGCACGCCGACGATTGATTTCAGCTGCATACACTGCTCAGATGATGCTGTCCGCTTGTTTCGCGAGATGATTTCGATGTCGCCGCAGCCCTCTGTTCCTGCATACAACAAGCTTTTGAGCTGCGCGGTTAAATTGGGGGAATACCGAGTTGCCTTCCACATGTTCGACAAAATGCGGCAATTGGGCGTCGAGGTGAATTTGTGCTCAATGAGCATCGCAATCAATTGCTGCTGCCTTCTACATCGAGTGGAGTTAGGGTTTTCGATTTTGGGAAGCTTGTTCAAGCTCGGCTGCGAACCAAATCTCACGATTTTAAGCACTCTTTTGAAAGGGCTAGTTTTAGTTGACAAGATTGGTGAGGCAGAAGGTTTGTTCAGAAAGATTCTGACTTTGAAACTGTGTGTGCCCAACGATGTTATGATTCTAACCGTGATGAACGGGCTGTGTAGGAATGGGCAAAGTCGAACTGCCCGTGATCTTCTTCAGGTAATGGAGAAAACTAGACTTAAGCCTAATGTTAAAGCTTATAGTGCTGTGATTGATGGTTTGTGCAAGAATGGAATGGTTGATGATGCATTGATGCTTGTTTCTGATATGATTAGAAAGGGTGTTTCTCCCAACATTATCACGTTTAACTCGATTATTCAGGGATTGTGCAATCTAGGTAGATGGGATGAGGTGAAATACTTGTTATTAGTTGAAATGGTTGATCGCGGGGTGCCTTTAGATTTGGTCACTTTGAATACATTGGTAGACGCGTTGTGCAAGAATGGGAAGTTAGATGAGGCTGAGGAGGTTTTGCAGCTTATGGTAAGAGCAAATGTTGGTCCTGATGTATTCACATACACTTCTCTTATATGCGGGTATTGCTCGCGGGGGAGACTGGAAAAGGCGAAGGAGGCATTCGACTCCATAGGTAAGAGGGGTCTAAGGCATAACCTTATGAGTTATACCAATATGATCAACGGATATTGCAAGAGCGGGGCTGTGGAAAAAGCCCGGCTTCTCTTTGATGAAATTCCGCGGATTGGGTTGATGCATAAAACAGCTTCTTACAACATCATGATGGATGGGCTTTTTGGTGCAGATAGATTTGATGAAGGGTGGAAGCTTTTCAACGAGATGGAAGCTTCACGAGTAATCCCTGATTTGCATTCATATAACATCTTATTGGAAGGTTTGTGTGGGAATCTGCAAGTTATTGAGGCGATCCCGATTCTGAGAGTGATGAAGGAGAAAGGTGTTGTTTGTGATATAGTGACGTATAATATCCTCATTAACGGTCTGTGCAAGGTTAGGGAGTTTGATGCTGCTCGGAGTCTTCTAGACCTTCTTCCATCCGAGGGTTTGGAGGCGAATGTGGTAACGTATACCACTATTATCGGCTCTCTTTACCAAGAAGGGCGCGATGAGGAGGGGAAGGCTCTGCTTTTCGAAATGGAGGAGAAGGGAATCCCACCTAATCGTGTGACTTACAACGCGATCATAAACAGTTTTGCAAAGAGAAACGAGCTTTACAAGGCGATGCCATTCTTCGAGGAAATGTACAGACGAGGATTCTCTGCGTCTCCAGGTACTGCATCCGTCCTATCGGATAAGCTGCGAGAAGCAGATGCGGATGATAATCTGTTGGAAATGATTAAGAAAGTTGTGCCACAATTGAGAAAGTGA
- the LOC121776154 gene encoding glycine-rich cell wall structural protein 1.0-like: MERYQRVVKPKPEQPVNENEIRVTAQGLIRNYVTYATSLFQDKNEKEVVLKAMGQAISKAVAIGEIIKNRIPGLHQNISTSSTTITDAYEPIEEGLNPLEMKRQVSLISIALSTIELNKTSPGYQAPTMKQAEGANQQELENKQSILSSTAVDEDNVGGRLQGRGGVRGGGRGRGRGRGHGRGRGWYGDYQENSGGYYYWGAGGQRGGGGGRGGNWGYRGAGYQRGRGDGRGRGRGYSYGGGRGREYGYGYGGERGGWGYGYGGGRGRGYGYGYGGGRGRSYGGRGRGDQE; this comes from the exons ATGGAGCGATACCAGAGGGTGGTTAAGCCCAAACCGGAGCAACCCGTCAACGAAAATGAAATCCGCGTCACGGCTCAGGGCCTCATCCGCAATTACGTCACTTACGCAACTTCCCTGTTCCag GACAAGAACGAGAAGGAGGTCGTATTGAAGGCAATGGGGCAGGCTATTAGTAAGGCCGTGGCAATTGGAGAGATTATCAAG AATAGAATTCCCGGATTACATCAAAACATATCTACTAGCTCGACAACTATAACTGATGCCTATGAGCCCATCGAAGAGGGCTTGAATCC ATTGGAGATGAAGCGGCAGGTCTCTCTGATTAGTATTGCTTTATCAACTATCGAGCTGAACAAGACCTCTCCAGG GTACCAAGCTCCAACTATGAAGCAGGCAGAAGGCGCAAATCAGCAAGAGCTGGAGAATAAACAATCTATCCTTTCTTCCACAGCTGTCGATGAAG ATAATGTTGGAGGCCGCTTGCAAGGTAGAGGTGGAGTCCGAGGTGGAGGTCGTGGTAGAGGTAGAGGCAGAGGCCATGGTCGAGGGAGGGGTTGGTATGGTGATTATCAAG AGAATAGCGGGGGATATTATTATTGGGGTGCTGGAGGGCAACGAGGCGGAGGTGGGGGCAGAGGCGGAAACTGGGGATACCGTG GGGCCGGATACCAAAGAGGCAGAGGTGATGGTCGAGGAAGAGGCCGAGGTTACAGCTATGGCGGAGGAAGAGGGCGGGAGTACGGCTATGGCTATGGCGGTGAACGAGGAGGCTGGGGGTACGGGTATGGTGGAGGAAGAGGCCGTGGCTACGGCTATGGCTACGGAGGTGGAAGAGGCCGGAGCTACGGTGGAAGGGGCCGGGGTGATCAAGAATAG